One genomic region from Nitrospira sp. encodes:
- a CDS encoding radical SAM protein, which produces MKVSLLFPPTWHPSQPYLSLPSLTGFLRQGGISDVSQRDLGIELLDTVLTRDYAAEVHQCLIVRQRELERTQTGETGPGSREHYVKVTDALDRFSYLVDRIELAKETLRSEGFYDPDAYRASLFMIDKWLEVVSSVYFPTRLTVVDNQFGTYSIYSSKDLMRVVRDETQNPFLSLFRDRFIPSIINSRPDLIGVSITATSQIIPGLTLCRLIKEAAPDLHVTIGGSIFTRLVDNIRRCPSLFELTDDIVVFEGETALLELVNQLAGKKDYSKVPNLIYRHNGKITVNQPFYSENVNQLPAPNYDGFPLDRYLSPEPVLPVQFSRGCYYKDCAFCALTLDHQNFRQKDPGRTIEDLQWLKQRYGARHFFFTDECFALAPTKRLCQQMIAQQLDVKWTCEMRFEKNLSRELLASMREAGCLKIVFGLESFNQRIMDFMKKGIKQEWVKRIAADCVDLGIAVHCYIIVGFPTEKEEEALETMNFIVENKKLHESYGFSCQPCLFDLEKEAPIMSDPGGYGIRRIMRPSAEDLSLGFFYEVQEGMTPEEAERLYQYVYERISEVVCELPFNYAMADGLLYISRAKEGAGQAPMAAH; this is translated from the coding sequence ATGAAAGTCTCGCTACTTTTTCCCCCAACCTGGCATCCTTCTCAACCCTATCTCAGTTTGCCGTCCCTGACCGGCTTCTTGCGCCAGGGAGGGATTTCCGATGTCTCGCAGCGCGACCTTGGTATCGAATTGTTGGACACCGTGCTGACCCGAGATTATGCAGCCGAGGTGCATCAGTGTTTGATTGTCAGGCAGCGCGAGCTTGAGCGGACTCAGACGGGAGAGACAGGTCCAGGAAGTCGCGAGCATTACGTGAAAGTGACCGACGCGCTCGATCGGTTCTCCTATCTCGTTGATCGTATTGAGCTTGCCAAGGAAACGTTACGCAGCGAAGGATTTTACGATCCGGACGCCTATCGAGCGAGCTTGTTCATGATCGACAAGTGGTTGGAGGTCGTTTCCTCCGTCTATTTCCCGACCAGGCTCACAGTTGTGGATAATCAGTTTGGGACCTATTCCATCTATTCCTCGAAGGATCTGATGCGGGTCGTTCGTGACGAAACCCAGAATCCCTTCCTCAGTCTTTTTCGCGACCGATTCATTCCCTCGATCATCAACAGCCGCCCCGATCTCATCGGTGTCTCGATTACGGCCACGTCCCAAATCATCCCAGGCCTCACACTCTGTCGACTGATCAAGGAGGCTGCCCCAGACCTGCACGTGACCATCGGCGGCAGCATCTTTACGCGGCTCGTGGATAACATCCGTCGCTGCCCGAGCCTCTTTGAATTGACCGACGATATCGTCGTGTTTGAGGGCGAAACGGCCCTGTTGGAGTTGGTCAATCAGCTGGCAGGCAAGAAGGACTACAGCAAGGTGCCCAACCTGATCTATCGACACAATGGAAAAATCACGGTCAACCAGCCGTTCTATTCTGAGAATGTCAATCAGCTCCCCGCGCCGAACTATGACGGGTTTCCGCTGGATCGCTACTTATCGCCGGAGCCGGTGTTGCCGGTTCAGTTTTCACGGGGCTGTTACTATAAAGATTGTGCCTTTTGCGCGCTGACTCTCGACCACCAGAATTTCAGACAGAAGGATCCGGGACGGACGATCGAGGACTTGCAATGGCTGAAGCAACGCTATGGCGCGCGACATTTCTTTTTCACCGACGAATGCTTCGCGCTGGCACCGACAAAACGGCTGTGTCAGCAGATGATCGCGCAACAGCTCGATGTCAAATGGACGTGCGAGATGCGGTTCGAGAAAAACCTCTCACGCGAGCTGTTGGCATCGATGCGGGAGGCCGGATGTCTGAAAATCGTCTTTGGGTTGGAGTCGTTCAATCAACGTATCATGGATTTCATGAAGAAGGGGATCAAGCAAGAATGGGTCAAGAGGATCGCGGCTGACTGCGTGGATCTCGGCATCGCCGTGCATTGTTACATCATCGTCGGGTTCCCCACGGAAAAAGAAGAAGAAGCGCTTGAAACCATGAACTTTATCGTCGAAAACAAGAAACTCCACGAATCGTATGGGTTCTCTTGTCAACCCTGCCTGTTCGACTTGGAAAAGGAAGCTCCCATCATGAGCGATCCCGGCGGATACGGGATTCGACGAATCATGCGACCGTCGGCGGAAGACTTGAGCCTCGGGTTTTTCTATGAAGTGCAGGAGGGTATGACTCCCGAAGAGGCGGAGCGACTGTATCAGTATGTTTACGAGCGGATCAGTGAAGTCGTGTGCGAGCTTCCCTTCAACTATGCGATGGCAGATGGGTTACTGTACATCTCGAGGGCGAAAGAAGGAGCCGGACAGGCGCCGATGGCCGCACATTGA
- a CDS encoding molecular chaperone TorD family protein, producing MTSQQPMQSVSASATGILPTSSTIKDSPAVERALSRSKIYLLISWSLLYPEDEEFLDYLRCGEFVEDGRAALDALEVALGPDGSGLAKEKLSPLKQQFVRVESLIASECVNWHLSDLQSEHRRVFSNVITLDCPPYETLFGNDHVFAQSHVMGDISGFYKAFGVELSKDIHERLDHLSVEFEFMHFLAYKESYSLCHDGPEKTQIVVDAQKKFVKNHVGRWVPLFCRMLTKKADSGLFKLVADLTADWMEFETAFLGVTPQPYTETDYRPATFSSPEGQTYECGAQDQGNELTMLLNEVGAQSFMDVKEKDKENEEGHPSGTA from the coding sequence ATGACGAGTCAACAGCCGATGCAAAGCGTATCTGCATCAGCAACCGGCATACTACCGACCTCTTCCACCATCAAGGACTCTCCTGCCGTCGAACGCGCGCTTAGTCGCAGTAAAATCTACTTGCTGATCTCCTGGAGCCTGCTGTACCCCGAGGATGAGGAATTTCTCGATTATCTCCGGTGCGGCGAGTTCGTGGAGGATGGTCGGGCGGCTCTCGATGCATTGGAGGTCGCCCTCGGACCTGACGGCAGCGGGCTGGCGAAGGAAAAGTTGAGTCCGCTCAAGCAACAGTTTGTCCGGGTGGAGAGCCTGATCGCGTCCGAATGTGTGAACTGGCACTTGAGCGATCTACAGTCGGAACATCGTCGCGTCTTCAGTAACGTGATTACGCTCGATTGCCCTCCCTATGAAACTCTGTTCGGGAACGACCATGTGTTTGCGCAATCCCACGTGATGGGCGACATCTCCGGCTTCTACAAAGCCTTCGGAGTCGAATTGTCGAAAGACATTCATGAGCGCCTCGACCACCTCAGCGTGGAATTCGAATTCATGCACTTCCTCGCCTACAAGGAATCCTACTCGCTCTGCCACGATGGGCCGGAGAAGACGCAAATCGTTGTCGATGCGCAGAAGAAGTTCGTGAAGAATCATGTCGGCCGATGGGTGCCGCTGTTCTGTCGTATGCTGACCAAGAAAGCGGACTCCGGTCTCTTCAAATTAGTCGCCGATCTGACCGCTGATTGGATGGAGTTTGAGACGGCCTTCTTGGGCGTGACCCCTCAGCCCTATACGGAAACCGACTATCGTCCGGCGACGTTCAGCTCTCCCGAAGGCCAGACTTACGAATGCGGCGCGCAAGATCAGGGGAACGAATTGACCATGTTGTTGAACGAAGTCGGTGCCCAGTCGTTTATGGATGTGAAAGAGAAAGACAAGGAGAATGAAGAAGGGCATCCATCCGGAACGGCATGA
- a CDS encoding tetratricopeptide repeat protein, with amino-acid sequence MENSEPTPSQSETVLDPGDQPLTPDEEISGIEKLLADEPDDFQARCRLGELYFSKGRLDDALAEVKKAIEMAEFLRAEMNRSLAMYYANLGTIYATKNMTDEAEAEFRHALDIFPHDVLALFNLGRLHADKKQYMEAKNYYERLVEITPDDPIAWYNLGGVYIELDNPQVSDYNTIDMGIQCYLRTLELDPKHLESSFKLMEIALNHKKTDLAVRVMESAVEHNPDEPLAYYNLISVYDKCKMFDQAEEARKRLKERFAKKSKDGPRP; translated from the coding sequence ATGGAAAATTCAGAACCGACGCCATCGCAATCAGAGACCGTTCTTGACCCCGGCGATCAGCCGCTTACTCCCGACGAAGAGATCTCCGGGATCGAAAAATTATTGGCAGACGAACCTGATGACTTTCAGGCTCGTTGTCGACTCGGTGAACTGTACTTCAGCAAAGGGCGCCTCGACGATGCCTTGGCAGAAGTCAAGAAAGCGATCGAGATGGCGGAGTTCCTTCGTGCGGAAATGAATCGCTCGCTGGCCATGTATTACGCAAATCTGGGAACGATCTATGCCACCAAGAACATGACCGATGAAGCCGAGGCTGAGTTTCGACATGCATTGGATATCTTCCCCCATGATGTCCTGGCGCTGTTCAACCTTGGGAGGCTCCACGCGGATAAGAAGCAATACATGGAGGCGAAGAACTACTATGAGCGCCTCGTCGAAATCACTCCGGACGATCCGATCGCTTGGTATAACCTGGGGGGGGTCTATATTGAGCTGGATAACCCTCAAGTCTCCGACTACAACACGATCGACATGGGAATTCAGTGCTATCTTCGCACCTTGGAGCTGGATCCCAAGCACTTGGAATCGAGCTTCAAGCTGATGGAAATCGCGCTCAATCATAAGAAGACCGACTTGGCGGTTCGGGTCATGGAGAGTGCGGTGGAGCACAATCCGGACGAACCGCTCGCGTATTACAACCTCATCAGCGTGTATGACAAGTGCAAGATGTTTGACCAGGCCGAAGAGGCCCGGAAACGGTTGAAGGAGCGGTTTGCCAAGAAGTCGAAGGATGGTCCGAGGCCCTAA
- a CDS encoding ethylbenzene dehydrogenase-related protein, with product MRIAQTTNKKLVFAILLSAVTVGLMLTLGRVPLAVSQPVTIPAKTIKGPIPMDGANPIWESVPGVVIPLSGQLITTPMHPNISVKSVFVKAMTNGKDIGLRMEWSDQTKNDTAIGPQDFRDQAAVMFPVNTAGAPPFQCMGQSGGTTNIWRWNAEWQKDLGKDSAGIWDVDDQYPGIFWDYYFEEPAGGVTYPDRIGRSLGPFNPGIWSGNIMSDPTLRVSSVEDLNANGFSTLTTQSHQNVIGNGVWEPAGSVKGGGYTGPTWRVVVKRTLESGDANDVQFKAGMSVPIAFAVWDGANVERNGMKSLSTWFTLKL from the coding sequence ATGAGGATAGCGCAGACGACCAACAAGAAATTGGTGTTTGCCATTCTTCTCTCCGCTGTCACCGTCGGCCTGATGCTGACGTTGGGGCGGGTACCGCTGGCCGTCAGTCAACCGGTCACGATACCGGCCAAGACGATCAAGGGCCCGATCCCCATGGACGGCGCCAATCCCATTTGGGAAAGTGTCCCGGGCGTCGTCATTCCGTTGAGTGGTCAGCTCATCACGACACCGATGCATCCGAATATCTCGGTGAAGTCGGTGTTCGTCAAGGCCATGACCAACGGCAAGGACATTGGGTTGCGGATGGAGTGGAGTGATCAAACGAAGAATGACACGGCGATCGGGCCGCAAGACTTTCGAGACCAGGCTGCCGTGATGTTTCCGGTGAACACCGCCGGCGCTCCGCCGTTCCAGTGCATGGGACAGTCCGGGGGGACGACCAATATCTGGCGGTGGAATGCCGAATGGCAGAAGGATCTCGGCAAGGACAGCGCGGGAATCTGGGATGTGGACGATCAGTATCCAGGTATCTTCTGGGATTATTATTTTGAAGAGCCGGCAGGCGGTGTCACCTATCCGGATCGCATCGGTCGAAGCCTAGGGCCATTCAATCCCGGCATCTGGTCCGGGAACATCATGTCTGATCCGACACTTCGTGTGAGTTCAGTGGAGGATCTGAATGCGAACGGGTTCAGTACTCTCACGACACAATCGCACCAGAATGTCATCGGAAATGGGGTCTGGGAGCCGGCGGGGTCCGTCAAAGGTGGAGGCTATACCGGTCCGACATGGCGGGTTGTCGTGAAACGGACGTTGGAGAGCGGCGATGCGAACGATGTGCAGTTCAAGGCAGGAATGTCGGTGCCCATCGCTTTTGCGGTGTGGGATGGTGCCAACGTCGAGCGGAACGGTATGAAGTCGCTTTCGACCTGGTTCACGCTGAAACTGTAG
- a CDS encoding 4Fe-4S ferredoxin, with the protein MATNPSYGRRDFLKDSVFSTVRAARELVKEADGLQAEPPSAPTRIDWLRPPGAVGEQLFLERCTKCKDCVTACSPGAIVAHPQDGTPVLFADQSPCLLCEDLPCIAACGTDALVPVMGITQVHMGIAAISHRFCTAGQGCHACVSKCPTDALVMDVASLHLSVVTESCVGCGMCEMICKTVNDHVAIRVIPSRHLARIDA; encoded by the coding sequence GTGGCAACCAACCCTTCATATGGCCGGCGAGATTTCTTGAAGGATTCCGTCTTCTCGACCGTCAGAGCCGCGCGCGAACTCGTCAAAGAGGCAGATGGTCTTCAAGCGGAGCCGCCTTCCGCGCCGACGCGTATTGACTGGCTGCGTCCCCCTGGTGCGGTGGGAGAACAACTGTTCCTTGAACGTTGTACAAAGTGCAAGGATTGCGTCACGGCCTGTTCACCCGGCGCGATCGTCGCACATCCGCAGGACGGCACTCCCGTTCTTTTTGCCGATCAATCCCCCTGTCTCCTCTGCGAAGACCTCCCCTGCATCGCAGCATGTGGGACGGACGCGCTCGTGCCCGTCATGGGGATCACTCAAGTCCACATGGGCATCGCCGCGATTTCACACCGATTCTGTACGGCTGGTCAGGGATGTCATGCGTGCGTGTCGAAGTGTCCAACAGACGCCCTTGTGATGGATGTTGCGTCGTTGCATCTTTCCGTGGTGACGGAATCCTGTGTCGGGTGTGGAATGTGTGAGATGATCTGCAAGACCGTCAATGACCATGTTGCGATCCGTGTGATACCGTCAAGGCATTTGGCAAGGATCGATGCGTGA
- a CDS encoding twin-arginine translocase TatA/TatE family subunit yields the protein MFGSLGFTELVLILMIVLIIFGAGKLPQLGEGLGKAIKGFKKSVHEAEAIEAEAEAAAQQAAVPQAVTAASTQNAALNQQPAGATAQPAPRA from the coding sequence ATGTTCGGCAGTCTAGGGTTCACCGAGCTGGTTCTCATACTCATGATTGTGCTGATTATCTTCGGCGCTGGGAAGTTACCGCAATTGGGTGAAGGACTCGGCAAGGCGATCAAGGGATTCAAGAAGTCCGTCCATGAGGCGGAGGCGATCGAGGCCGAGGCTGAGGCGGCGGCGCAACAGGCCGCTGTACCTCAAGCGGTGACCGCGGCTTCGACTCAGAACGCTGCATTGAATCAACAACCAGCGGGAGCTACCGCGCAGCCCGCTCCACGAGCCTAG